A stretch of DNA from Vibrio sp. SS-MA-C1-2:
TTATAATGCTCACTTCTCAAACTTTTAAGTAGGCACAAAAATGTCCTCGGGAATTTTATCATGGAAGTGGCCATTGAATATCAATGGCTTGTATTAAGCTAACTTTCACACAGCCACTTAGACTTGTTTATTGTCGTTATTAAATTACTATTTTTAACGATCTTTAGATTTTTTCTGACTGGTATTATCGCTAGGCAATACACGGGATAATGATGCTGTAATAAAATCATTATTAGCAATAATCTGACCAATGAAATAAAACTATTCTGCACAATCTGTTATTTATGGAACAGCTTATTTTAGCTAAGACATTAATAAAGTATGAGTTTATTTTTTCGCCACCATTATACCCAGCGAGAATAATACGACGCCCATTATTTCCAAATCAAATGACTGTTCCATGTATTGCAACAATCTGTTTTATATAGGGTTAATTATCTACGTATTTAATCCTTGTATAATCAACTTGTAATTTAATCTTAATGAGTATTTCACCTATGACATTCATGGCCTACCAGATTCTGGTAGTTTGTCATAGGTGCTTTTTGGAGCAACCTATAATGAAAATAAACAAATTAACGCTTCTAATTTCCACCGTCATATTCTTAGCGGGTTGTAATTCTTCCGAGCAGAATGTGTCAGTCCCTACAGTACCTCGCCCTGTCAAGGTTGAATTCCTTGACATTCAACATCAAACACACCAATCCAGATTACCAGGTGTGATTAAAGCAACTAATCAAGCTGATGTTGCTTTTCGTGTCCCTGGAACGATTAATGCGCTTTATATAAAAGAGGGCAGTTTGGTAAAAGAAGGCGATAAACTTGCACAATTAGATTCCCATGATTATCAAGTCACCGTTGATGAGTTAAAAGCACGTTTAGCAGAAGCCAAAGCAACGGCGACTCTCGCTAAAATTGAGTTAGATCGTATCAAGATAGCATCAGAGGGTGATGCTGTTGCTCAAGTGAACTTAGATCGTGCTAAAACGGGATTAACTAGAGCCAATCTTGGTGTGGAAGTGGTTCAACAAAATCTGAAAAAAGCTCAAGATGCCTTACGCTATACTACGCTTTATGCGCCATTTTCTGGAAAAATTGCCAAAGTTTACCCTGAGAATTTTGAACAAACCGCCCCAGGTGTTCCAGTTCTTACTTTATTAAATCCAGATGAACAGTATGTTGAAACCGATGTTCCTGAGTCATTAATCGATAACTTGGCTATAGGAGTGAAAGGGACTGTTTCTATAGATAATCAAACTATCTCGGTGCCTGTGACTATTACTGAAATTGGTCACGTTGTTTCACCTATAACACGTACTTATCCGGTCAAATTCACTTTTGATAAACCATTAAATAAAGATTTAATTGAGAAAGTTGCCAGTGTTTGGATTAAAAATAAAAGTAATTATGAAGCGGATTGGGTAGATGTTCCTCTATCAGCTCTTTATCAAGAGGTTGGTGAAAATCCTGCGATATGGTTTGTTATTGATGACCATGCCAAGCGTTTTCCTGTGATGGTGGGTAAATTAAAAGAGTCGACGATTGCGGTAAAAGGTGATTTTCCAGAAAATGGTGAGTTGATTACTGGCGGTGTTCATTTTTTAATTGATAATCAACGTGTCGGTCAACGTATTAATCGTGTTGTAAAGGGGTAAGGGGGGATTATGCAATTAGCAAATATGGCTCTTAAACGTAGACTTTTTGTCTATTTTATTACCTTAATCTTATCGTTCTCTGGATTAATCGCTTATAACAAACTGGGTAAGCTAGAAGATCCAAGTTTTACTGTTAAAACTGCCGCCATTATTACTATGTACCCAGGAGCATCAGCTAAAGAAGTTGAAGAGCTGGTAACGGATAAAATAGAAAGTAAACTTCAAGAGATGGGGTCGTTATGGAAACTACGGTCTCTATCCAAACCGGGTGCATCGATGATTTTTGTCGATTTAAAAGAGGATACGACAAGTCAAGAATTGCCACAGCAATGGGATTTGTTACGCCGTAAAGTTAATGATATTAAATTAGGCCTCCCAGCATCAGCGCAAATGCAATTAGTTATGGATGAATTCTCTGATGTCTATGGTATTTTATATTCCCTCTCTGGTGATGGTTATAGTGGCGCAGAGCTAAAGAATTATAGCAAAGAACTACAACGTCGACTCAAAACAGTTGATGGTGTAAAAAAAGTGGTTTTACAAGGCGCTCAACAACAAACGATTGAAATTAATATCAGTGATGAAAAACTCAATAGTTATAAACTATCTTCTGCTCAAGTATTAGCGCAACTAGCAAGTCAAAATATGATCATTGATGCCGGTGGATTCGATCGTAATTTAGAGCGAATTCGTGTCAATGGTAGTGGGGAGCTGTCCAGTTTATCTGATATAAAAAATATTGTTATACGCGGTGGTGTTGGTCCGATTGGTCAACAGGTTATTCGATTATCTGATATTGCAGATGTTCATTTTTCTTATCAAACACCTGCAGTTACAGCAATGCGTTTTAACGGGTATCCAGGGATCACATTAGCGGTCACTCCAAGAGATGGTATTAACGTTGTTGCTATTGGTGAACGCCTAAAACAGACTGTTGCTCAATACCAGCAAGAACTTCCTCTTGGCGTAAATATCGATACTATCGCTTTCCAGCCAGATGAAGTGCGTGACTCTGTTAATGATTTTGTTATCAACTTATTAGAGTCTATCGCTATTGTTATTGCTGTACTTTGGGTCTTTATGGGCTTTCGAAGTGCTGTTGTGGTGGGTAGCAGTTTACTGGTCACGCTGCTGCTTACGTTAGTGACAATGTGGATATTTGGCGTTGATTTACAACGTGTATCTATTGGGGCATTTGTTTTAGCATTAGGCTTGCTTGTTGATAATGCCATTGTTATCACGGATATGTACATCAGCAGAATTCGTAAAGGGGAGTCGATACAACAAGCCGCCACAGAGCCAGCCAAACAAACAGCATGGGCATTACTTGGGGCTACTATCATCGCGATTATGGGCGCTAGCCCTATCTTGTTCTCACAAACAGATGCAGCGGAATTCGCCGTTTCATTATTCTTTGTGTTAGCTTCATCGCTATTAATCAGCTGGTTAGTCGCAATGACATTAACACCAATCTTATGTGCTGATTTAATCAAGCCTGAGCATTTTGATTCAAGTAAAACCGGTAAAACATCCATTATTGCCGACCGTTTCTATCGTGTAGTTAATTATGTATTGACTTATCGTTGGACAACAATCTCAATCGCTGTATCTTCATTAGTGTTAGCGGGATTTTTGGCAACGAAATTGATGGTAAACTTTATGCCAGCATCTGATCGTCCTATCTTATTTTTAGATTATTGGTTGCCTGCCGGTGGTAAGATTGAAAAAACCTCGGACGATTTGAAAGTTATTGAACAATGGTTATTAAAACAAGATGGCGTTGAAAATGTCGCAACGTACATTGGCGAGAGCGCACCACGATTTTCTGTTACTGTTGAACCTGAACCTATAGACCCAAGTTATGGCCAAATTGTCATTAATATTGATGACTTTGATAAAATTGCACCTTTAATCAAAAAAGGCGATGCCTGGTTAGCCACTCAATTCCCTTATGCTGATCCTCGCTTTAGAGAATTAAAGTTAGCCACAAAAGATAAATTCTCTGTTGAAGCCAGATTTGCAGGTCCTGACCCGCTTGTTTTGAGATCTTTAGCTAATCAAGCCAAAGACATTATGGCTCAAAATCCTCATCTTAAATATATCCGAGATGATTGGCGTCAACAAAGTAAGGTATTAAAACCCGAGTTTAATCAAGATAAAGCGCGACGTGTCGGTATTACCCGTACTGATATGGCAATGGCATTAAAACGCAGTAGTGATGGATTACCCGTTGGTATTTATCGTCAAGGTACTGAACAAATGCCCATTATTGTTAAAAAGCCTGAATGGCAAACCCATACATTAGATTCATTGGATACATTACCGGTCACAAGTTTACTCGGTGGATACTCTGTGCCATTGGGACAAGTCGTTGATGGCTTTCAGTTAGAATGGGAAAACAGTCAAATTTGGCGTCGAGACCGTTTACCTGCTATTACCGTTCAAGCGGGTGTTCAAGATGTTTTTACTTCCGTTGCACGTAACGAAATAGCCAAACAAATTGAAGCTATTCAATTACCTCATGGGTACACTATGGACTGGGGGGAGAGTATTATGATGAGCAGCGTGCGATTAACGATATTTATAGACAATTACCGAAAGCTGCGATAATTATTTTAATTATTATGGTTGCGCTATTTAATAATTTCAAAGCACCATTAACGATTATTTTAACATTACCTCTTGGCTTATTAGGGATGGTAGCAGCATTACTCCTAGGAGGGAAACCTTATGGATTCATGGCCTTGGTCGGCTTGGTTTCTTTATCTGGCATGATCATTAAAAACTGTATTGTTTTGATAGAGCAAATTGCCATTGAGGAAGAAAAAGGACTTTCTCCATTTGAAGCAGTCAGAGAAGCAACATTAGACCGTTCATTAGCCATTGTTATGGCAGCAATGACGACGGTGCTTGGCATGGTTCCTTTATGGAATGATACGTTATTTGATAAAATTACGGCAACCATAATTGGTGGACTATCTGTGGCTACATTTGCAACCATCTTAGTGATGCCCGTCATTTATTGTTTGATCTACAAAATTAAAGCACCAAGTAGTGAATCAGAGCCAGAGTCGACACAAAATCAGCCATTATTAGGAGATAAATAATGAAAAATAAAAGCTTAATTGCCTTGTCATTAACCCTAATATTAACCGGTTGTGCCGTAGGACCCGATTATCAAAAACCGACTCAAACATTGGATGATAGCTATCAGACATTAGGTGAGGGGTTAACCAATGATACAGCCAAAGAACAATGGTGGCGTCAATTTAACGATCCCCTACTTAATCGTTATGTAGACGAAGCATTAAACCAGAATTTAAATTTAAAAATTGCCATGCAGCGAGTGCAAATGGCAGATTCTTATCGTAAAGTTGTCGCCTCTCAAAAAGTGCCAACCGTTGCATTAGGTGCTGGTTATGGTGGAGGAATGTTTAGTGAGTCAGGCCCCATTGCAGGTCCCTTAGTCACAGACAATAACCCACTAGGAATGGAGTTAATGGACAGGCAACAAGATGGCTTTAGGGTGGGTGCGGATATTGCGTGGGAAGCAGATATTTTCAAACGTATTGATCGTCAGGTTGATTATGCTGAAATACGAAAATCACAAAGCGAAATAGTGACCTACGGTGTGCAATTGATGGTTATCTCTCAAGTTGTTGATAACTATATTCAGTTGCGTGGTGCGCAAGAACGACTAGTGGTAGCAGAACAAAATATTGACGATCAGAAACAACTTTTAGCGCGAATTGAAAAGCTAAAAGAAGCAGGGTTAGCGGGTGACCTTGAGATTGCTCAAGCAAAAGGCCTCTTAGCATCGGTTAAAGCAATTAAACCGATGTTAGAAACGGCAATTGATGTTCATCAATACCGTCTCGCGATTATTTTGGCTCAACAGCCACAAGCCCTAAAAGATGAGTTAGCTGTAAAACATTCTCATCCGTTACCTAAAATAGAAGGGTTAATTCCTGTTGGATTACCCTCTGATTTATTATTACGACGCCCTGATATTCAGTTTGCAGAGCGAGATATGGCAGCAAAAAATGCAAAGCAAGCAATAGCTGTTGCCAATAAATATCCGCGTTTTTATCTCACTGGATCGCCTGGCACATTAGGGGGTAATTTTGGTGATCTATTTTCTAACGGGAGTGGTTACTGGACAGCAATGGCCGGCTTTGAATGGACGATTTTTGATGGTGGTCGTAAGAATGCATTAAAAGAGGCGGCAGATGCTGATTTTGTTGCGGCAGAATATCGCTATCAACGCAGTTGGCTCAATGCCCTTGGTGAAGTTGAGACGCTATTAAGTGCTTATAGTCATAGCCAAGATAGTTTAGTTCAGATCAAAGAGGCACTAGATGCAAGTCATTTAGCGAGTGAAAAAGCGCAGTTGCTCTATAAGAGTGGTATGGGGGGCTATATCAGCGTACTTGATGCTCAAAGAACGGAATACTCAATCCGAGATCGTTATATTGCAAGTCAGGTTAAAGTATCACAAAGTGCAGCTAGTTTATCTCGTGCGCTGGGTGGTGGTTGGAAATATCAACCACCGATGAAAAGTTAAATGTTACTAATATAAAATTCAACGCGATAAAATATCATAATTCTTTCATCAGTTTTATCGCGTTTTTATATTTTATCGAAGGTGATTGGAGTTATTACGTGGCGTCAAGTAAAAGGGGTAATAAAATCAACTACTGTGTCATAAGTTATGATAACTAGGCACTAAAAATTTTTCGGGAATTTTACCATGATGGCACTCATTCAATATCAATAAGTTACATTAAGATAACTTTCACACTGCTACTTATTACGTTTGAATATACATAAAAAGTTAGTTATTTATTTAGAGCATTGGAAATAGCAATGTAAACACTTAAATTTCATTAACTTAAAATATTTTTAATAAGGAAAGGTTTTTCATGTCAGTAGATATTTATATAGCTATATTTTGTATTGTTATTTTCACTCCATTTTACTACCTGTGGGTGAGAGAGATTCTCAAATCGATTTATTTGATTGTGTTATTTTATGAAAAAATACAGATGCAAATAATCAATACACAATGAAAAAGTAACAATTTATTGAGAAGTGACTTTTTACACTTCTTATTCCCATGGAAAATATAATAAATAAGATAAATTTATAAATATTGAGTCGGAATGATAGTTAATAATATAGATATAAGTAATAATCATGAAATCATAACTATTTACTCTGACTATCTTAAACCAACCATTTACTATAACTTATCTATGGATACTTACATACAATAAAAATCTTATCATTCTTTTAATTAATTGGTGTGTAATTATGTTTATTTTAGTTATAAAGGCATTATTCAAGAATTTCCTAGGGAAAGCTCCTACATATTATAAAATAGCAATCATTTCTTTTTTAATAATAAATCCGGTTGTATATTTTTTTATCAGCCCATTCATTGCTGGTTGGTTATTAGTTTGTGAATTTATATTTACCTTGGCTATGGCATTAAAATGTTATCCTTTGATTTCCGGTGGGTTACTAGCTATTGAAGCAGTATCTATTGGAATGACAAGTGCTGAACATGTTAAACATGAAATCATTAATAATATAGATGTAATATTATTATTAATATTTATGGTGGCAGGGATCTATTTTATAAAATCTTTACTAATGTTTATCTTTACAAAGCTAATAATTAACATTAGGTCGAAAATTTATCTTTCGCTTGCATTTTGTTTTTTCTCAGCATTCTTATCAGCATTCTTAGATGCATTAACAGTTATTGCTGTCATTATTAGTGTAGCCGTTGGCTTTTATTATGTTTATCATAAAGCAGCAACAAAAAATGAATTTTTGAATAAAAATATTATCCAATCGGAGGAAATCAATACCTTAAACCGACAAAGTTTTGACGATTATCGTGCATTTTTACGTAGCTTAATGATGCATGCTTCAATAGGAACAGCATTGGGTGGTGTGACAACCATGGTTGGTGAACCACAAAACTTAATAATTGCAAAACAAGTTAATTGGCAATTTGCAGAATTCACCTTACATATGCTGCCTGTTACTTTACCTATTTTAATGTTTGGGTTACTAACTTGCTTCTTAGTTGAAAAATATAAGTTATTTGGCTATGGCGTTGAATTACCTGAGTATATACATACTTTATTAGTTGAATATGATAAAGAAGAAAGCCTACAGAGATCTCTTCAAGATAAGATAAAATTAATTACACAAGCATTGATTGGTTGTTGGTTAATTATTGCCTTAGCTTTACATTTAGCGACTGCTGGCCTGATTGGCTTAACAGTAATAATTTTAGTAACAACAATGACTGGAATTACGGAAGAGCATGTATTAGGTAAAGCGTTTGAAGAAGCACTACCTTTTACTGCATTATTGACAGTTTTCTTTGCTATTGTTTCAGTTATTATTCATTTAGAATTATTTAAGCCAATTATTCATTGGGTCTTGCTTATGGAAGGTCAGAAACAGCTATCTATGATTTATATTGCTAACGGCTTATTGTCAATGGTCTCTGATAATGTTTTTGTGGGTACTATTTACATTAATGAAATTAAGAGTGCTTTACAAAACCATATAATATCTCGTGAACAATTTGATTTATTAGCCGTCGCTATCAATGTCGGAACAAATATTCCCTCAATTGCGACACCAAATGGACAAGCCGCATTTCTATTTATGTTAACTTCAGCTATTGCACCGCTAATTAAACTATCATATGGAAGAATGATTTATATGGCTTTACCCTACACGATTGTACTATCATTAGTTGGATTAGTTGCTATTCAATTTTTATCAATATCAACAGATTTACTTTCCTGTATAGGGTTATTATGATCCTATAAATGTATTTTTATCATATTGATGATAAGTGGCTGTGTTAATTTAATATCAATAATTTATATCAAGATAATTTTTATACAGCTACTTAGTAAAAAGAAATAGAAATTTAATAGATTACAAAATAATCTGAATATTAAGTATATTTCCTCTGAGTGAATTACAGTTGCTAGTTTTGCGAAATACGAGCAACCCTCTGTGTTAATAATTTATGATTAGCACAAATATCAGATTATAAGGACAATGATTATTCATATGAAAAAAACATCCCCCCTAAGATAAAAAAGATAACACAAGAAGATAATTTTATTTATCTATTAATAGCCTTAGTTATAAACTTATTATTAACTACTATTGTTGAACAATTTTATCATGAAAAAGTTAACATAACTCTGTTTTCAATTTTCATTTTACTTCTATTAACTGTTTTTGGTGTTAATAGGAAAAAACATTGGTATCAAACTACTTACATTATCTTAATTATATTAATGTTTATATCTCATCAATATAATTATACAGGAATTTTGAAAAATGATTTCTTATCATTAATAATTATAGCAACATTTATTTGTATAACCATCTTTTCAGCCATTAAACAAGTTTTTTTTTGCAAGGAAGTGACTGTTAATATTATTCAAGGGTCTATTTGCATTTACTTATTAATTGGATTGTTATGGGCAATTATATTTCTTATCAATATTACATTGGTTCCAAACTCATTTCATGGTATAGACGACGTTAACTGGTTAAATAACTTTCCTAAAGCTATTTACTTCAGCTTTGTCACACTTACAAGTACTGGTTATGGTGATATTACACCTATATTGCCTATTGTTCGTTTCTTTTCATATATAGAAGCTATTATTAGTCAGTTTTATATTACAATTTTAGTTTCGAGTTTAGTTGCGATTAAGGTTTCTGATTTATCTAAATAACTGCTATGTTTTTGATAGTATGAAATTTGAAGGTAACTTCTCTCACTCGAAAAGCTTAAAGAGCATTGTTATAGTTGAAAAGTTTGGCTCTTCAACGTTTTGTGTGGATTTGAGTTAAAATATGCACCTCCTAAATAGACGTCAATATAAGGTCCAGTCACGTTGAGTGCTTCTGATATTTTTATGCTCGAGTTGGGGCTGAACGTGGGGACTTTACTCCTACCCAGAATGTGGCTTCGCTTGCCCTGCACATAATTTCAAAGAGAAAACATGGCGTCATATCAACTTTTTCAGCACCATTGCTATATCACTGCAAAGATACCAGCGTTCACTGCAAAAATCACGAGGTAAGGCTTATTGAAGTGCCTTGGGCAAGACCAGGTAGTGGCTTTACTTTGCTGTTTAAAGAAGTAACCTTAGCACTGATAAGAGAGATGCCAGTTAACACTGCTGTTAAGTTTATGGAAGTGACGGATAAGCGGCTTTGGCGAGTGGTGGAACATTACGAGGAGAAAGCTTTATACGACTTGACCTGTCATGC
This window harbors:
- a CDS encoding transposase family protein — its product is MPWARPGSGFTLLFKEVTLALIREMPVNTAVKFMEVTDKRLWRVVEHYEEKALYDLTCHASLLWI
- a CDS encoding efflux RND transporter periplasmic adaptor subunit gives rise to the protein MKINKLTLLISTVIFLAGCNSSEQNVSVPTVPRPVKVEFLDIQHQTHQSRLPGVIKATNQADVAFRVPGTINALYIKEGSLVKEGDKLAQLDSHDYQVTVDELKARLAEAKATATLAKIELDRIKIASEGDAVAQVNLDRAKTGLTRANLGVEVVQQNLKKAQDALRYTTLYAPFSGKIAKVYPENFEQTAPGVPVLTLLNPDEQYVETDVPESLIDNLAIGVKGTVSIDNQTISVPVTITEIGHVVSPITRTYPVKFTFDKPLNKDLIEKVASVWIKNKSNYEADWVDVPLSALYQEVGENPAIWFVIDDHAKRFPVMVGKLKESTIAVKGDFPENGELITGGVHFLIDNQRVGQRINRVVKG
- a CDS encoding efflux transporter outer membrane subunit, with product MKNKSLIALSLTLILTGCAVGPDYQKPTQTLDDSYQTLGEGLTNDTAKEQWWRQFNDPLLNRYVDEALNQNLNLKIAMQRVQMADSYRKVVASQKVPTVALGAGYGGGMFSESGPIAGPLVTDNNPLGMELMDRQQDGFRVGADIAWEADIFKRIDRQVDYAEIRKSQSEIVTYGVQLMVISQVVDNYIQLRGAQERLVVAEQNIDDQKQLLARIEKLKEAGLAGDLEIAQAKGLLASVKAIKPMLETAIDVHQYRLAIILAQQPQALKDELAVKHSHPLPKIEGLIPVGLPSDLLLRRPDIQFAERDMAAKNAKQAIAVANKYPRFYLTGSPGTLGGNFGDLFSNGSGYWTAMAGFEWTIFDGGRKNALKEAADADFVAAEYRYQRSWLNALGEVETLLSAYSHSQDSLVQIKEALDASHLASEKAQLLYKSGMGGYISVLDAQRTEYSIRDRYIASQVKVSQSAASLSRALGGGWKYQPPMKS
- a CDS encoding ion channel — translated: MKNDFLSLIIIATFICITIFSAIKQVFFCKEVTVNIIQGSICIYLLIGLLWAIIFLINITLVPNSFHGIDDVNWLNNFPKAIYFSFVTLTSTGYGDITPILPIVRFFSYIEAIISQFYITILVSSLVAIKVSDLSK
- the nhaB gene encoding sodium/proton antiporter NhaB; the protein is MFILVIKALFKNFLGKAPTYYKIAIISFLIINPVVYFFISPFIAGWLLVCEFIFTLAMALKCYPLISGGLLAIEAVSIGMTSAEHVKHEIINNIDVILLLIFMVAGIYFIKSLLMFIFTKLIINIRSKIYLSLAFCFFSAFLSAFLDALTVIAVIISVAVGFYYVYHKAATKNEFLNKNIIQSEEINTLNRQSFDDYRAFLRSLMMHASIGTALGGVTTMVGEPQNLIIAKQVNWQFAEFTLHMLPVTLPILMFGLLTCFLVEKYKLFGYGVELPEYIHTLLVEYDKEESLQRSLQDKIKLITQALIGCWLIIALALHLATAGLIGLTVIILVTTMTGITEEHVLGKAFEEALPFTALLTVFFAIVSVIIHLELFKPIIHWVLLMEGQKQLSMIYIANGLLSMVSDNVFVGTIYINEIKSALQNHIISREQFDLLAVAINVGTNIPSIATPNGQAAFLFMLTSAIAPLIKLSYGRMIYMALPYTIVLSLVGLVAIQFLSISTDLLSCIGLL